The Paenibacillus sophorae genome has a segment encoding these proteins:
- a CDS encoding fibronectin type III domain-containing protein produces MLTVNKKKVKRNLATLMLAAIGTVTIFSQSAFALNAQSNANFLFRGVQVLDDDEVVVYLDKGTSSISKDMFKIYEGIGTGGTPISITGISSYSSPYNLSVSGYAPGSSYILTTASGTFDEKEEYTIEASSTVRAGNGLTLGDALQRKNPVISFVRPDSSSDYGTGNINMWTFMDSQNNGNIARDGGLYISLSKPASNASAVLSGLKLYKNTGSGYTEVTYDNPSSPTTTADVFQPVKSNQDDFFYIPLSIAGNGTGAQKNLLPGTAYRLDIPEIPLKGGGEITNGLDPNGITSIYFTTMSGANPTKMNSTPSASVTGSSVNLSWTATSDLGTSPDIVGAAATGYNVYHSTNKYFGFTKVNSSAISGTSYSAGSYASGTHYFRITPIANGYEGGYSNDVVVTIP; encoded by the coding sequence ATGTTAACCGTTAATAAAAAGAAAGTAAAACGCAATCTGGCAACGCTCATGCTTGCAGCCATTGGCACAGTTACGATATTCTCCCAGTCGGCCTTTGCCCTTAACGCCCAGAGCAATGCAAACTTTTTGTTCAGAGGTGTCCAGGTTCTCGATGACGATGAAGTTGTCGTCTATCTGGACAAAGGGACTTCGTCCATATCCAAGGATATGTTTAAAATTTATGAAGGGATCGGCACGGGCGGAACGCCAATCAGCATCACAGGAATTTCGTCCTACTCTTCTCCGTACAACCTGAGCGTCTCCGGTTATGCTCCGGGATCAAGCTATATTCTCACTACCGCCAGCGGCACTTTTGACGAGAAAGAAGAGTACACCATTGAAGCAAGCTCCACGGTTCGCGCGGGTAATGGGCTGACCCTGGGAGATGCATTGCAACGGAAAAATCCAGTCATCTCTTTCGTTCGTCCTGATTCCAGCAGCGATTACGGTACTGGCAATATAAACATGTGGACATTCATGGACTCGCAGAATAACGGGAATATTGCAAGGGATGGGGGCTTGTATATCTCCCTCAGCAAGCCTGCCAGCAATGCAAGCGCAGTGCTAAGCGGTTTGAAATTGTATAAAAATACGGGCAGCGGCTACACCGAAGTCACTTATGACAATCCGAGCAGTCCGACAACGACTGCTGATGTATTTCAGCCGGTAAAATCGAATCAGGACGACTTCTTCTACATCCCTCTGAGCATAGCCGGAAACGGGACTGGCGCCCAGAAAAATCTGCTGCCTGGTACAGCTTACAGGCTCGATATTCCTGAAATCCCTCTGAAGGGTGGTGGAGAAATTACAAATGGTCTTGATCCTAATGGAATCACTAGTATTTATTTTACAACGATGAGCGGAGCAAACCCAACAAAAATGAACTCTACGCCATCCGCCTCAGTTACGGGCAGTAGTGTTAATCTGTCCTGGACGGCTACCAGCGATCTGGGTACCAGTCCTGATATTGTAGGCGCTGCCGCAACCGGGTATAACGTTTACCATAGCACCAACAAGTATTTTGGATTCACGAAGGTGAACTCTTCAGCAATTAGCGGTACGAGCTACAGCGCGGGCAGCTATGCTTCCGGTACGCATTATTTCCGGATTACCCCAATCGCCAACGGATATGAAGGCGGGTACTCCAACGACGTTGTGGTTACCATCCCTTAA
- a CDS encoding 5-(carboxyamino)imidazole ribonucleotide synthase encodes MPERKTQPRMLRPGATVGVLGGGQLGRMMALAGSAMGYRFVALDPAPDAPCGQVSPQIVAAYDDIDAARELARRADVITYEFENVDAGVAALLAEESYVPQGSALLYTTQHRLREKDAIETAGVPVAPYRKVASLADLAAAAVELGLPAVLKTVTGGYDGKGQAVIRREDELEEAFRRLAPEGAFPAGTAPGETASAAETASAQAPAGEDAPLVLEKFVPFQCEISVIAARSPGGEVRSFPPAENIHVNNILHLSIVPARVPEEIRQRACELAEQLIAGLNAVGLLAVEMFVTEDGELFVNELAPRPHNSGHYTMDACATSQFEQHVRAVCNLPLGRTDLLTPAVMVNVLGQHLEGSVGRFCEDDEEANRLGVIPKLHIYGKTESKTGRKMGHINLLCKDTADALAWVEQTNLWRN; translated from the coding sequence ATGCCGGAGCGTAAGACGCAGCCGCGGATGCTGCGCCCGGGAGCGACCGTCGGCGTGCTCGGCGGCGGCCAGCTCGGGCGCATGATGGCGCTGGCGGGCAGCGCCATGGGCTACCGCTTCGTGGCGCTGGACCCCGCGCCGGATGCGCCCTGCGGGCAGGTATCGCCGCAGATCGTTGCGGCGTACGACGACATCGACGCGGCGCGTGAGCTTGCGCGCCGCGCGGATGTGATCACGTACGAGTTCGAGAACGTCGACGCGGGCGTAGCCGCGCTGCTGGCGGAGGAATCGTACGTGCCCCAGGGCAGCGCGCTGCTGTACACGACGCAGCACCGGCTGCGCGAGAAGGACGCCATCGAAACGGCCGGCGTCCCGGTGGCCCCGTACCGCAAGGTGGCAAGCCTTGCGGACCTTGCGGCTGCGGCCGTGGAGCTCGGCCTGCCGGCGGTGCTGAAGACCGTCACCGGCGGATATGACGGCAAAGGACAGGCCGTCATCCGGCGGGAGGACGAGCTGGAGGAAGCGTTCCGGCGGCTCGCGCCGGAAGGCGCGTTCCCGGCAGGAACGGCGCCGGGAGAAACGGCTTCGGCGGCCGAAACCGCCTCGGCGCAGGCTCCCGCAGGGGAGGACGCGCCGCTGGTGCTGGAGAAGTTCGTGCCGTTCCAGTGCGAAATCTCGGTCATTGCCGCCCGCAGCCCCGGCGGCGAAGTCCGGAGCTTCCCTCCGGCGGAGAACATTCATGTAAATAACATTCTCCATCTGTCCATCGTTCCAGCCAGGGTGCCGGAGGAGATCCGGCAAAGAGCTTGCGAACTGGCGGAGCAACTGATTGCGGGACTGAACGCCGTCGGGCTGCTGGCAGTGGAGATGTTCGTGACGGAGGATGGCGAACTGTTCGTTAACGAACTGGCGCCCCGCCCGCACAATTCCGGCCATTACACGATGGACGCCTGCGCCACCTCGCAGTTCGAGCAGCATGTGCGCGCGGTATGCAACCTGCCGCTTGGGCGTACGGACCTGCTGACCCCGGCCGTTATGGTAAATGTGCTGGGCCAGCATCTGGAAGGGTCAGTCGGACGCTTTTGCGAAGATGATGAAGAAGCCAACCGGCTTGGAGTAATCCCCAAGCTTCATATATATGGCAAGACCGAAAGCAAGACGGGCCGCAAGATGGGCCATATCAATCTGCTCTGCAAGGATACGGCGGATGCGCTCGCCTGGGTGGAGCAAACTAACCTTTGGAGGAACTGA
- the purB gene encoding adenylosuccinate lyase, producing MIERYSRPEMRAIWTEENKFKAWLEVELCACEAWAELGVIPKEDTVKLRENAEFNIDRIYEIEQETRHDVIAFTRAVSESLGAERKWVHYGLTSTDVVDTALGYLLRQANEILEKDIVNFIEILKDKAIAYKDTPMMGRTHGVHAEPTTFGLKMALWYEEMKRNLERFRHAANGVQFGKISGAVGTYANIDPFVEEFVCRKLGTSPAPISTQTLQRDRHAEYMATLALIATSLDKFATEIRALQKSEVREVEEAFAKGQKGSSAMPHKRNPIGCENISGLSRVIRGHMVTAYENVPLWHERDISHSSVERIILPDATMLLNYMLNRFGNIVKNLTVFPENMKRNMERTFGVPFSGRVMTKLIDKGFSREQAYDTVQPRAMQAWETQQHFREIVESTPEITAVLSPEEIADAFNPSWHLKNVDTIFRKLGLI from the coding sequence ATGATCGAACGTTACAGCAGACCGGAAATGCGTGCCATCTGGACCGAAGAGAATAAATTCAAAGCCTGGCTCGAAGTGGAGCTGTGCGCCTGTGAGGCGTGGGCGGAGCTTGGCGTCATCCCGAAAGAGGATACGGTCAAGCTGCGGGAGAACGCAGAGTTCAATATTGACCGCATCTACGAAATCGAGCAGGAGACACGCCATGACGTTATCGCGTTTACGCGCGCGGTATCGGAGAGCCTTGGGGCGGAGCGCAAATGGGTGCATTACGGCCTGACCTCCACCGATGTCGTCGACACGGCGCTGGGCTATCTGCTGCGTCAGGCCAACGAGATTTTGGAGAAGGACATTGTGAATTTCATTGAAATTTTAAAAGACAAGGCGATCGCCTACAAAGATACTCCGATGATGGGCCGCACGCACGGCGTACACGCCGAGCCGACAACGTTCGGCCTGAAGATGGCGTTGTGGTACGAAGAAATGAAGCGCAATCTGGAGCGGTTCCGCCATGCTGCAAACGGCGTGCAGTTCGGTAAAATCTCCGGCGCGGTCGGCACCTACGCCAACATCGATCCGTTCGTGGAGGAGTTTGTCTGCCGCAAGCTGGGCACAAGCCCCGCGCCGATCTCGACGCAGACGCTTCAGCGCGACCGTCATGCCGAGTACATGGCGACGCTGGCGCTGATCGCCACATCGCTGGACAAGTTCGCGACCGAAATCCGCGCGCTGCAAAAGAGCGAGGTGCGCGAGGTCGAGGAAGCTTTTGCCAAGGGACAAAAAGGCTCCTCGGCGATGCCGCATAAGCGCAATCCGATCGGCTGCGAGAATATTTCCGGCCTGTCCCGGGTTATCCGCGGGCATATGGTTACGGCTTACGAGAACGTGCCGCTCTGGCATGAACGCGACATCTCGCACTCCTCGGTGGAACGGATCATTCTCCCGGATGCGACGATGCTGCTGAACTATATGCTGAACCGCTTCGGCAACATCGTGAAGAACCTGACCGTGTTCCCGGAAAATATGAAGCGCAACATGGAGCGTACCTTCGGCGTACCGTTCTCCGGCCGCGTCATGACCAAGCTGATCGACAAAGGCTTCAGCCGCGAACAGGCTTACGACACGGTGCAGCCGCGCGCCATGCAGGCTTGGGAGACGCAGCAGCATTTCCGCGAGATCGTTGAGAGTACTCCGGAAATCACGGCGGTGCTTAGCCCCGAAGAGATTGCGGATGCGTTCAACCCTTCTTGGCATCTCAAGAATGTGGATACGATTTTCCGGAAGCTGGGCTTGATCTAA
- a CDS encoding helix-turn-helix domain-containing protein, with amino-acid sequence METIGQRLKYLRETLDLSQQQVANETGVSRGNISNYEKDRVSPAADTIIALCSFFDVSADWLLTGQEHVPEDAGRADISAIQDPGVINLGEEFKKALYMNATKEEEQLILMYRDFSREDKDFIMNMVLFKHEQLKKVEKKSLPSSS; translated from the coding sequence ATGGAAACTATAGGACAAAGACTTAAATACTTGAGGGAAACTCTCGATTTATCACAGCAGCAAGTCGCGAATGAAACCGGGGTTTCAAGAGGGAATATCAGCAACTACGAGAAAGACCGAGTCTCGCCGGCCGCTGATACGATAATAGCGTTGTGCTCCTTTTTCGACGTGTCTGCTGACTGGCTGCTGACCGGCCAAGAGCATGTTCCTGAAGATGCAGGCAGGGCTGATATTTCTGCTATCCAGGATCCTGGTGTCATTAATTTGGGTGAAGAATTTAAGAAAGCGCTATATATGAACGCGACGAAAGAAGAAGAACAGCTTATTCTGATGTACAGGGACTTCTCCAGAGAAGATAAGGACTTTATCATGAATATGGTGCTTTTTAAACACGAGCAATTGAAGAAAGTTGAAAAAAAGAGCCTGCCGTCATCGAGCTGA
- a CDS encoding NAD(P)/FAD-dependent oxidoreductase yields the protein MKDRMYDIVIIGAGIVGTAVARELSKYKLRIAVFEKNNEIACGATKANSGIVYNGHTARPDKLKGRLTLQGREMFEGLCRELDVAFKPVDMLIAGFDEEDDAAIEELRKRAAANGITGVRILGREEALQREPSLNEGVRSALLNPGCGIVDPWELCFALAENAAANGVEFKLNTEVTGLATLEDGIAVETAGGTLEAKAVINCAGINTDLINRMAGSDSFSILPKRGQYAVLDRSAKFQISHIVAHCKSEKEKSVFLIPTMHGNVMIGPSMEPTEDRTSKKTTAVQMEKLMKSAHKISRHIPEQLVIRSFAGLKAKCSAGDFLIQESDEMKGLVHAAGINNPGLTCSPAIASHIADMIASIYGRIGLALERNPAFVPNRGSIVSFKSIPDGERNQWIQQHPGYGRIVCRCEQVTEGEIRESISRVPGACSVNGVKLRTRAGMGRCQGGFCGPKVTSLLSQELGQQMEQVLYENNGSELLSDSMP from the coding sequence ATGAAGGACCGCATGTACGATATCGTCATCATAGGCGCTGGAATTGTAGGAACCGCGGTTGCCAGAGAACTGTCCAAATATAAGCTTCGCATCGCCGTGTTTGAGAAAAATAATGAGATTGCCTGCGGGGCAACGAAGGCCAACAGCGGCATCGTCTACAATGGGCACACCGCCCGGCCGGACAAGCTGAAGGGGCGGCTGACTCTGCAGGGCAGGGAAATGTTCGAGGGGCTATGCCGGGAGCTTGATGTTGCCTTCAAACCCGTTGACATGCTGATTGCCGGATTCGACGAGGAAGACGATGCCGCCATCGAGGAGCTTCGCAAAAGAGCTGCTGCCAACGGCATTACCGGCGTCCGCATCCTCGGCAGAGAAGAAGCATTGCAGCGCGAGCCATCCCTGAATGAAGGGGTAAGGTCGGCTCTGCTCAATCCGGGATGCGGAATCGTTGATCCGTGGGAGCTGTGCTTCGCGCTGGCGGAGAACGCCGCTGCGAACGGTGTGGAGTTTAAGCTGAATACAGAAGTGACCGGACTTGCGACGCTGGAGGACGGAATCGCAGTTGAAACTGCGGGCGGCACACTGGAAGCGAAGGCCGTCATCAACTGTGCCGGGATCAATACGGACCTTATTAACCGTATGGCGGGTTCAGACTCTTTTTCCATCCTGCCGAAGCGTGGACAATACGCCGTGCTCGACCGCAGCGCCAAGTTTCAGATCAGCCACATCGTAGCCCACTGCAAGTCCGAGAAAGAAAAAAGCGTCTTCCTCATTCCCACAATGCACGGCAACGTGATGATCGGGCCAAGCATGGAGCCAACCGAAGACAGGACGAGCAAAAAAACGACGGCCGTACAAATGGAAAAGCTGATGAAATCGGCTCATAAAATCTCTCGGCACATTCCAGAGCAGCTGGTCATCCGCTCCTTTGCGGGACTAAAGGCCAAATGCAGCGCAGGCGATTTCCTGATCCAAGAATCGGACGAGATGAAAGGATTGGTTCATGCCGCCGGCATCAACAACCCCGGCTTGACCTGCTCTCCGGCAATCGCTTCCCACATCGCGGACATGATCGCTTCCATTTATGGCAGAATAGGGCTTGCCCTGGAACGCAACCCCGCCTTTGTTCCGAATCGCGGCAGCATCGTCTCTTTCAAGTCCATACCGGACGGCGAGAGGAACCAATGGATTCAGCAGCATCCCGGATACGGACGTATCGTATGCAGATGTGAGCAGGTCACCGAAGGGGAAATCCGCGAATCCATCAGCCGTGTACCGGGAGCATGTTCCGTTAATGGCGTTAAGCTCAGGACGAGAGCCGGGATGGGCAGATGTCAGGGCGGCTTCTGCGGGCCGAAGGTTACAAGCTTGTTGTCTCAGGAACTAGGCCAGCAGATGGAGCAGGTATTATATGAAAATAACGGGTCAGAGCTTTTGTCTGATTCAATGCCTTAA
- a CDS encoding DUF1667 domain-containing protein, which yields MMKQSTLTCIVCPKECALDVYTLDEVVTYISGYSCERGKRYAHDETICPSRIVTTTVPIEGGVCKRLPVRSSGPLPKERISEWMRLVKELQVNAPIRAGEVLIAGILGTSTDVISSKSVAQDQQSSVAHDISGAGC from the coding sequence ATGATGAAACAGAGTACTCTTACCTGCATTGTCTGCCCCAAAGAATGCGCCTTGGACGTTTATACGCTCGATGAGGTTGTAACCTACATATCCGGGTATTCCTGCGAACGGGGAAAACGGTATGCGCATGATGAAACCATCTGCCCCTCCCGCATCGTGACAACTACGGTTCCAATTGAGGGCGGTGTCTGCAAACGCCTTCCAGTTCGCTCCAGCGGGCCGCTGCCGAAGGAACGGATTAGTGAATGGATGCGGCTGGTCAAGGAACTTCAGGTGAACGCTCCCATCAGAGCCGGAGAGGTGCTGATCGCCGGTATTCTGGGGACCAGCACAGATGTCATCAGTTCAAAAAGCGTTGCGCAAGATCAGCAATCATCAGTTGCTCATGACATATCCGGTGCAGGGTGTTAG
- a CDS encoding NAD(P)/FAD-dependent oxidoreductase yields MEQFELAVIGGGPAGLAAALEAKKSGIGRIILLERERELGGILQQCVHSGFGLHLFKEELTGPEYAERFIESVRQSDIVCKTDTTVLEISGKRTVKAVNAADGFMDIQADALVLATGCRERTREAIGIPGDRPAGIFTAGSAQRYMNLEGYRIGKRVVILGSGDVGLIMARRLTLEGSEVVAVVEAMPAPSGLGRNVIQCLDDFGIPLLLSHTVTSTIGKDRLEGVQLAQVDSRMQPIAGTETLIQCDALLVSVGLIPENELALQAGIAINEDNYGLAVDERMQTDTEGIFACGNAVSIHSLADYVTIQGRLAGRSAASFILDESRRTGLDLGHQDGRHIAR; encoded by the coding sequence ATGGAACAGTTTGAGCTTGCGGTCATCGGCGGCGGCCCTGCGGGATTGGCTGCCGCGCTGGAAGCGAAAAAGAGTGGAATAGGGCGCATTATCCTATTGGAACGAGAACGGGAATTAGGCGGAATTCTGCAGCAGTGTGTCCACAGCGGATTCGGCCTGCATCTCTTCAAGGAGGAACTGACCGGACCCGAATACGCGGAACGCTTCATTGAATCCGTCAGGCAGTCGGATATTGTGTGCAAGACAGATACAACCGTGCTTGAAATATCGGGGAAGCGAACCGTCAAGGCAGTCAATGCTGCCGACGGGTTCATGGATATTCAAGCGGATGCGCTCGTGCTGGCTACCGGCTGCCGTGAGCGAACGCGGGAAGCCATCGGCATCCCGGGCGACCGCCCGGCCGGAATTTTCACAGCCGGCAGCGCTCAGCGTTATATGAATCTGGAAGGCTATCGCATCGGCAAGCGTGTGGTCATCCTTGGATCAGGCGATGTCGGGCTTATTATGGCCCGCCGATTGACGCTTGAAGGTAGCGAGGTTGTCGCTGTTGTCGAAGCCATGCCCGCTCCTTCCGGTCTGGGCCGCAATGTGATTCAATGCCTCGACGATTTCGGCATCCCCCTCCTTCTCAGCCATACCGTCACTTCCACGATCGGGAAGGACCGGCTAGAGGGTGTCCAGCTTGCGCAGGTGGACAGCCGGATGCAGCCAATTGCGGGTACAGAAACGCTTATTCAGTGCGACGCGCTGCTCGTCTCCGTCGGCCTCATTCCGGAGAATGAGCTGGCCCTTCAAGCCGGGATTGCCATTAACGAAGACAATTACGGACTGGCCGTTGACGAGCGAATGCAGACAGATACTGAGGGAATCTTTGCTTGCGGGAACGCGGTGTCCATCCACAGTCTGGCCGATTATGTCACCATCCAGGGAAGATTGGCCGGACGTTCCGCCGCCAGCTTCATCCTTGACGAGAGCCGCCGAACGGGGCTCGATTTAGGGCATCAAGACGGGAGGCATATCGCCAGATGA
- the purE gene encoding 5-(carboxyamino)imidazole ribonucleotide mutase: protein MSVQVAVIMGSKSDWETMKHACEVLEELKIPYEKKVVSAHRTPDLMFRFAEEAAERGLRVIIAGAGGAAHLPGMVAAKTILPVIGVPVQSKALNGLDSLLSIVQMPGGIPVATVAIGKAGAVNAGLLAAQIIGAFDPDVRRRAQNRRDAIRDEVLEGSDDL from the coding sequence ATGTCGGTGCAGGTAGCTGTTATTATGGGCAGCAAATCGGACTGGGAAACAATGAAGCATGCATGCGAGGTGCTGGAGGAACTGAAGATCCCCTATGAGAAAAAGGTCGTATCCGCACACCGCACGCCGGATCTCATGTTCCGATTTGCGGAGGAGGCTGCGGAGCGGGGCCTTCGCGTCATTATCGCGGGCGCCGGAGGCGCGGCGCATCTGCCGGGCATGGTAGCCGCGAAGACGATCCTGCCCGTTATCGGTGTGCCGGTGCAATCGAAGGCGCTGAACGGGCTCGATTCGCTGCTCTCGATCGTGCAGATGCCGGGTGGCATACCGGTCGCGACGGTAGCGATCGGCAAGGCCGGCGCGGTGAACGCCGGGCTGCTGGCCGCCCAAATCATCGGCGCATTCGATCCTGACGTGCGCCGCCGGGCGCAAAATCGCCGGGATGCGATTCGCGACGAAGTGCTGGAAGGCAGCGACGATCTATGA
- a CDS encoding phosphoribosylaminoimidazolesuccinocarboxamide synthase — MTHPTVSTAVDLIDAPLLYKGKVRELYDLGENMLIVVTDRISAFDYVLEPAVPEKGNVLNRLSAYWFGQTKELLENHVVHIDVDRLGGIVKDPELLRNRIMVVRKAQRIDMECVVRGYITGGGWRQYKETGKVNGIELPEGLRKNAKLAEPIFTPAAKNDVGHDEDIPFFKMQELIGEELANELKEKSLKLYAFARDYCAEHDILLADCKFEFGILDGRVILIDEIFTPDASRFWAKDKYALDVEIDSMDKEPVRAYLASSSWDKNSTPGPLPEEVVAETSRRYLDIYHRITGHTLN, encoded by the coding sequence ATGACACATCCTACCGTATCGACTGCGGTGGATCTGATCGACGCTCCGCTGCTGTACAAAGGCAAAGTGCGCGAGCTGTACGATTTGGGAGAGAATATGCTGATCGTCGTGACCGACCGGATCTCCGCGTTCGATTATGTGCTGGAACCGGCGGTGCCGGAGAAGGGCAATGTGCTGAACCGGCTGAGCGCCTACTGGTTCGGGCAGACGAAAGAGCTGCTGGAGAATCATGTCGTCCATATCGACGTGGACCGTCTGGGCGGTATCGTCAAGGACCCGGAGCTGCTGAGAAACCGCATCATGGTTGTGCGCAAGGCGCAGCGGATCGATATGGAATGCGTGGTGCGCGGATACATTACCGGCGGCGGCTGGCGGCAGTATAAGGAGACCGGCAAGGTGAACGGCATCGAGCTGCCTGAGGGTCTACGCAAAAATGCGAAGCTGGCGGAGCCGATCTTTACCCCGGCGGCCAAAAATGACGTCGGACACGACGAGGACATTCCTTTTTTCAAAATGCAGGAATTGATCGGTGAAGAGCTGGCGAATGAGCTTAAGGAGAAGAGCCTGAAGCTGTATGCTTTCGCACGTGATTACTGCGCCGAGCACGATATTTTGCTGGCTGACTGCAAATTTGAGTTCGGTATTCTGGACGGTAGGGTTATCCTGATTGACGAGATTTTTACACCGGATGCTTCCCGTTTCTGGGCAAAAGACAAGTACGCTCTGGATGTTGAAATCGACAGCATGGACAAGGAGCCGGTCCGGGCTTATCTTGCTTCTTCTTCCTGGGACAAGAACAGTACGCCGGGTCCGCTTCCGGAGGAAGTCGTTGCCGAGACGAGCCGCCGCTACCTGGATATTTACCACCGGATTACCGGTCATACGCTGAACTGA
- a CDS encoding S-layer homology domain-containing protein encodes MKKVASAILALWMTCFFLAQPVWADPTVEIVTNGGITAYSPGYVMVISGKVADEDLPMPNTDVFIQVYPDGKENNVIFYSGTKTDSKGYYKAIFTLPSGSSLPDGQYKIAVNTAQASAEQLFSVPVAAQGLEFMGSTIKGAENGFVEPVPVDTDQIALVFNSNVNFFYNKNYPDFVIGKNDNNEDSIKLFKGNTPEAARVELIDSMANSGAVDLSYYQKGSQTVLQETDSKKIVLLSPESGLEPNTDYRIFISKDLCSNNGSKLGQDVTLSFKTGERTAVNPGPGGPSGDNPGPADPSDDQPGTPEQNVPAVPEKIVPAPDLGNIVNDNNTVTLDVDVNKATDVLKNIGEASLVIDVSQEAGKDKTVSLPADVVDLLKQMNKLTIIRDGELSLSIPPEALIQGKKMTFSSSQVSGEALTTAPAAARQKAVYSFSASSDGVPLHNFNKEIRVTLPIPAGTADQDKLGVYYLNEASGQWEYVGGRIKEGKLTFGTSHFSTFMVAESEKTFADIQSHWAKKEIEVMVARHVIKGINETSFAPKNNITRAEFASLLSRVLNLADAASGNVFQDVSTGAWYASDVNKAVKAGIIKGSDRRFRPSDKISRQEMAVMIERAYTYAGGKVSTLSNTAFTDNERIGAWASNAVKSVYTLGIIKGRPNGSFGPADNASRAEGAVMLKSLMDKLGL; translated from the coding sequence ATGAAAAAAGTAGCCAGTGCTATTCTTGCTTTATGGATGACCTGTTTCTTTCTGGCTCAGCCGGTATGGGCCGATCCTACTGTGGAAATTGTCACCAATGGCGGGATTACGGCGTACAGCCCCGGCTATGTCATGGTCATTTCGGGGAAGGTAGCGGATGAAGACCTCCCGATGCCTAATACCGATGTGTTCATCCAGGTCTATCCGGATGGTAAGGAGAACAATGTTATCTTCTACTCGGGAACCAAGACGGATAGCAAAGGTTACTACAAGGCCATCTTCACCTTGCCATCAGGAAGCTCGCTTCCTGATGGTCAGTACAAGATAGCAGTGAACACGGCTCAGGCATCGGCCGAGCAATTGTTCTCAGTTCCCGTAGCCGCTCAAGGGCTGGAGTTTATGGGAAGTACCATCAAGGGGGCGGAGAACGGGTTTGTGGAGCCCGTCCCGGTGGATACCGATCAGATCGCCCTTGTATTTAACAGCAACGTGAACTTTTTTTACAACAAGAATTATCCCGATTTTGTGATCGGGAAGAATGACAATAACGAAGATTCCATCAAGCTCTTTAAGGGGAATACTCCGGAAGCCGCGCGTGTGGAGCTGATTGACAGCATGGCCAACAGCGGGGCGGTGGATTTAAGTTACTATCAAAAAGGCTCACAGACCGTATTGCAAGAGACGGACAGTAAGAAAATTGTCCTGCTTTCTCCGGAAAGCGGCCTGGAGCCCAATACGGATTACCGGATTTTTATCAGTAAAGATCTATGTTCCAACAACGGCAGCAAGCTTGGGCAGGATGTGACGCTTTCGTTCAAGACGGGAGAACGTACTGCGGTGAACCCGGGTCCCGGCGGTCCATCAGGCGATAACCCCGGCCCTGCCGATCCGTCAGATGACCAGCCGGGGACTCCCGAACAGAATGTTCCAGCGGTTCCCGAGAAGATCGTTCCGGCACCTGATTTAGGGAACATTGTTAATGACAACAATACGGTTACCCTTGATGTAGACGTGAATAAAGCAACCGATGTACTTAAAAATATCGGTGAAGCTTCTCTTGTAATCGATGTTTCTCAAGAAGCCGGAAAGGACAAAACGGTAAGCCTTCCCGCAGATGTCGTGGATTTGCTCAAGCAAATGAACAAGCTGACGATCATCAGAGATGGTGAGCTGTCGTTGTCGATTCCTCCGGAGGCGTTAATCCAGGGGAAGAAGATGACGTTTAGCAGCTCTCAAGTCTCCGGTGAGGCTCTAACGACGGCTCCTGCGGCAGCCAGACAAAAGGCGGTCTACTCGTTCAGCGCTTCGTCTGACGGGGTTCCGCTTCATAACTTCAACAAAGAGATCCGTGTGACGCTGCCCATTCCTGCAGGAACAGCCGATCAGGATAAATTGGGTGTGTACTACCTGAATGAAGCGTCCGGGCAGTGGGAGTATGTCGGCGGCCGGATTAAAGAGGGCAAATTGACCTTTGGAACCAGCCATTTCTCCACCTTCATGGTGGCGGAATCGGAGAAGACCTTTGCGGATATTCAATCCCACTGGGCCAAGAAGGAGATCGAAGTGATGGTAGCGCGTCATGTCATCAAGGGAATCAACGAAACCTCCTTTGCCCCTAAAAACAATATCACCCGTGCGGAGTTCGCGTCCCTGCTGTCCAGAGTGCTGAACCTTGCGGATGCGGCCTCAGGCAACGTTTTTCAGGATGTTTCAACTGGCGCGTGGTATGCAAGCGATGTGAACAAAGCCGTCAAGGCGGGAATCATTAAAGGATCGGACAGACGTTTCCGCCCTAGCGACAAGATTTCCCGACAGGAAATGGCTGTAATGATTGAGCGGGCGTACACCTATGCTGGAGGAAAGGTTAGCACGCTGAGCAATACGGCATTTACTGATAATGAACGCATCGGTGCATGGGCGAGTAATGCGGTGAAGAGCGTCTACACTCTGGGGATCATTAAAGGACGCCCGAACGGCAGCTTTGGCCCCGCGGACAATGCCAGCCGCGCCGAAGGCGCAGTCATGCTGAAATCGCTGATGGACAAGCTCGGTCTGTAA